The genomic DNA ATCGGAGAGGGTTTTGGAATCGTCTGGTCTCCCGCAGTTCTCGCAGCGGAGCTGGATGCAGGCATAGTGCCAGATGATCTTGAGGATCGTCTCAGAAGAGATGGAACGAGCTCCCAGGATATTGTGGATAAGGTTGCAGCGCTCTTCGGCTACGGCAGGGTCGTGACCCCAGCAGTCATCGCGCTGAACATGGTAAAGGAGATGGGCGGGAGGACCCTGATCAGGCGAGAGGGGCTGGGCGTTGTGGCGACCTTCTTCGACTCGAAGGGAGATGTGATTGCATCATCCCCTTCATCTTACTGTCCGACATGCGCGGTCACGATCGCCGCCGCGATCACGCCGGAGATCGCAGATTACGTTAAAAAAACGCTTGAGGGGAAGCAGAACACAGGGAAGAAGAAGCTGGATCTCGGCCTTGAGAACCGGTATGAGATAGAGCACGGCCACGTCCGTGTCACCCTTGCGAGGGGAGATGAGGTTCTGGCCAACAGAGTTCTAGGATGCTGCATGGCATACGCCACTGTCAAGGCCGAGATCGTCGCAGGGCTTGTGCCGCAGGCGAGCGCGGAGCAGTTCAAGCTCTACTGCAACCTCTGCCCGTTCAAGCACTGCTGGATGGACAAGTCCATGGGCGCCACGGGGAACATCATACTCCAGAGGCTCACAGAGATCGGCGCGGAGATCGAGGTCTCGGCTGAGGGCTACATAGTTGCAAGGCTCGCGGGAGAGGAAATCGAGGGGCGCGGCACCCTCTGCTCCCTGAGCGCACTGACCAACATGCTTCTAAAGGGTGACGCTGAGAGGATCCTGAAGCCTTCATCTGCCAGGAGATGGTGAGTTGCGACTTAGATCCTGCCTGAAGAGGTACAAGAAGGACACACATCGTGCTCTGCCTCCGGAGGAGACGCTCGAGATAGTAGAAAAGAAGATGCCTGCAGCTGGAATAACAAGAGTCGCGGACATAACCAACCTCGACCGGATAGGCATACCGGTCTTCACTTCCATAAGACCAACAGCGGAGAAGGGTGCGATATCTGTTTACAATGGAAAGGGCGCGACTCCAACCGAGGCGAAGGTCTCCGCCATAATGGAGGGCATCGAGAGGTACTCTGCCGAGGTTCGGAATGCCGATCTCAGAACTGCCAGGTTCTCCGAGCTCAGGGAGAACGCGCTGAATCCGGCGGAGCTCATACTGCCGAGAGATGCCGATCCAGATGCGGTGATTCCGTGGGTGACAGGATATGATCTCATGGGGGATGAGGAGATCCTGGTTCCGGCGAATGCTGTATTCCATCCGCTGCCCTCGAGCTACACGCGTCTGTTCAGGACAAACACCACAGGTCTCGCATCTGGGAACCAGCTGGAGGAGGCGATCTTCCATGGGCTCGCAGAGGTCGTTGAGAGGGATGCGTGGTCGATAGCAGAGCACGCCAGGAGTATGGGGCCGCTGCTCCGATACAACGGCGATGGCCTTGCAGGGGAGCTTCTTGAAATGTTCCAGCGCGCAGAGGTCCAGGTTTACGTGAGGGACATAACGAGCGATGTGGGTGTTCCAACATTCGCCGCGGTCTCGGATGATGTGAAGTTGAAGGATCCCGCGCTTCTGACAGCTGGAATGGGAACGCATACCGATCCGGAGGTGGCGCTGCTGAGAGCGCTCACAGAGGTCGCACAGAGCCGTCTCACGCAGATACACGGCGCCCGGGAGGATACTGTGAGCGCCGAATTCAGGCGCATGATGGGTTATGACAGGCTGAAGCGCCTGAACAGGCACTGGTTTGAGTACGAACGCGAGGAGGATTTCAGCTCCTTAAACTCTTACAATACCGATGATTTTCTTGATGACATAAGATACATGCTCGATCGGCTTCAGACCGCAGGATTTGAGAGGGCGATAGTTGTGGACCTCACGGCTTCTGAGATAATGGTGCCAGTGGTCAGGGTGATAGTGCCCGGGCTGGAGATATCGGCTGTGGATCCGGAGAGGGTCGGCAAGCGGTGCAGGGATGCCAAGAATCGTCGTGTTTCTGGGCCCAAGCATGCCTCATGATGAGGCGCGCTCCATACTCGATGCAGATTATCGGCCGCCAGCAAGGCGCGGCGACGTTCTCGCCGCTGCAAGAGATGGCGCGGACCTGATATGCCTGATAGATGGCGTCTTCTTCCAGGACTCATCCGTGGCGCACAAGGAGATCCTCGAGGCGCTGCGGATGGGTGTGAGGGTCATCGGCGCCTCCAGCATGGGTGCTCTGAGGGCAGCTGAGATGGATGTCTACGGGATGGAGGGCGTCGGCGAGATCTACAGGGCATACAGGAGCGGGGAGATAGTCGCTGATGATGAGGTCGCTCTGGTCTTCGATCCCGTCACGCTAGCGCCCCTTTCAGAGCCGCTCGTCAACATACGCCACAACCTCAGGCTTGCCGTGAGTGAAGGATGGATCGATAAGCAGACCGCTGCGGATCTGCTGGATATTGCTAGATCCAGGTACTTCCCGTCCAGGAGCTACGAGAATCTGATGAAGGATGCAGCCGGCAGGGTCCCTGAGGAGAAGCTTCTCCAGTTCAGGAGATTTCTTGAGAGCAGACGAGCGGATCTCAAGAGGGAGGACGCCATAAGGGCGCTCAGGAGGGCTGCGGAGGTTGCCAGGGAGCTGCAGCTCCAGTGAATCCAGCACTCAGGTCACTGTAAGCATTGCATGCGCCATTTCCATCCGCACCAATGAACCTGCGTCATGAGCGCTTCCCTGAGATAATGCACCAGCCCGCCCTTCGTTATCGCTGCGTTAGAGCTGCATCATGACCACAGTCAGAATATCCTGATCCTGCCGGATACGAACTCATCTACAAGACTTTCTGCTCTTCCCAACCAGTCCTCCAGTATCGACTCTGCCTCGTATCCTGCACTTTCTGAGCCTGCGATGCTCAATGCCTTCATGAGCGGCTGATCGAGAGGAGAGCCGATTCTACTCACCAGCGTTACATATGCCTCCTGGACACCATCAAGTTTTGATATATCCTCGGCTGCGCGCTGAGCTATCACATTGTATATCTTGCCGACGTGGTTCACGGGGTTCTTGCCCGCGACCGCCTCCATGGTCATGGGTCTCATCGGAGTGATCAGTCCGTTCGCGCGGTTGCCCCTGCCTGTGGCGCCATCATCCCCCATCTCAGCGGACGTTCCTGTCACCGTGAGGAAGATGTTGGAATCATGATCTGCAGCATTGACATCGACCTCCACATCGCAAGCGCTCTGTATCGTCTCCCTTATGCGGGATTTCATCTCGATGTAATCGTCCATGGAGAACATGTACCTCGAGATGGCGGCTGCGGCCACAACCACCTTCACTCGGTCATCAAACCTGACAGCCATGATCTTTCTGTCCTCTCCAACCCCCTTCATTCCCTCTAACATGCGGTCGATCTCCAGGACCATCGATTCGAGCGGTCGGAGGGGCGCGAACCCGGATCCGATGGATGTATCATTGGCGCCTCTACCGATGAGGCTCCTCAGCTCTGGAGCCCCCTCCCGTGTTCTGGGCTCCACCACAAACTCGTTCAGGTGTCTTACAGCTTTTCTCAGATACGAGGACGCAGCCTCTCTTACGACATCACTCATGGAGGATCTCACAGAGGTTGCCCGGCCGCCGACCACGATGGCAGGCGGCTCAAGTATCCGGCCGCCTCCGAACTGGGGCTCTGCCCTTCCACCTATGATGAGGACCTTGTCCACGTTGTGGTGCATGATCTCCCCGAACTCCTCCATGTAGATCCTGCAGAGCTCCCTGGATATCGACTCTGAGATCCCATCTGCAAGTGTATCCGGATGCCCTGTGCACTTTCTCTCCACAACCTCAAATCGAGGAAGCTCAAAGTTTCGGAATGTGATGAGTGTATCCAACATCAATGGTT from Methanothrix thermoacetophila PT includes the following:
- a CDS encoding YcaO-related McrA-glycine thioamidation protein, whose product is MRLRSCLKRYKKDTHRALPPEETLEIVEKKMPAAGITRVADITNLDRIGIPVFTSIRPTAEKGAISVYNGKGATPTEAKVSAIMEGIERYSAEVRNADLRTARFSELRENALNPAELILPRDADPDAVIPWVTGYDLMGDEEILVPANAVFHPLPSSYTRLFRTNTTGLASGNQLEEAIFHGLAEVVERDAWSIAEHARSMGPLLRYNGDGLAGELLEMFQRAEVQVYVRDITSDVGVPTFAAVSDDVKLKDPALLTAGMGTHTDPEVALLRALTEVAQSRLTQIHGAREDTVSAEFRRMMGYDRLKRLNRHWFEYEREEDFSSLNSYNTDDFLDDIRYMLDRLQTAGFERAIVVDLTASEIMVPVVRVIVPGLEISAVDPERVGKRCRDAKNRRVSGPKHAS
- a CDS encoding TfuA-related McrA-glycine thioamidation protein — translated: MPRIVVFLGPSMPHDEARSILDADYRPPARRGDVLAAARDGADLICLIDGVFFQDSSVAHKEILEALRMGVRVIGASSMGALRAAEMDVYGMEGVGEIYRAYRSGEIVADDEVALVFDPVTLAPLSEPLVNIRHNLRLAVSEGWIDKQTAADLLDIARSRYFPSRSYENLMKDAAGRVPEEKLLQFRRFLESRRADLKREDAIRALRRAAEVARELQLQ
- a CDS encoding methionine adenosyltransferase, translated to MLDTLITFRNFELPRFEVVERKCTGHPDTLADGISESISRELCRIYMEEFGEIMHHNVDKVLIIGGRAEPQFGGGRILEPPAIVVGGRATSVRSSMSDVVREAASSYLRKAVRHLNEFVVEPRTREGAPELRSLIGRGANDTSIGSGFAPLRPLESMVLEIDRMLEGMKGVGEDRKIMAVRFDDRVKVVVAAAAISRYMFSMDDYIEMKSRIRETIQSACDVEVDVNAADHDSNIFLTVTGTSAEMGDDGATGRGNRANGLITPMRPMTMEAVAGKNPVNHVGKIYNVIAQRAAEDISKLDGVQEAYVTLVSRIGSPLDQPLMKALSIAGSESAGYEAESILEDWLGRAESLVDEFVSGRIRIF